GCGCTGCTGTTCACGCTGGTCGTCGGCGGTGGCGCCCGGTCTGCTGAGCACCTGTGGTCCCGGCTCCCGACTCGATGGCAGCAGGTGTCGCGGGCGGCGGCCCTGGTGGCAGCCGGTTACCTGCTGGCCGGCGCGCTGTTGTCGGCCGGCATGCTGCTCGTGCACTTCTCCGAGGCTGTGGCACTGCAACGCCAGCTCGCGCCGGGAGCGGCGGGTCTGCCGGTCGCGCTGCTGGCGATCTCGGCCACGCCGAATGCGACGCTGGCCGGCGTCAGCTACCTGACCGGCCCCGGCTTCGACCTCGGCGCCCACACGTCGGTGTCCGCCTTCGAGGTCAGCTCCGGCCGGTTGCCGGTGTTCCCGTTGCTGGCCGGCCTGCCGCTCGAGCGGTCGGCGGCGCTGGCCGGCTCGCTGGCGATCCTGGCAATGGCCCTGCTGGCCGGCTGGGCGGTGCTGCGCACCGTGCCGCAAGCGCAGGCAGCCCAGCCGGGGACTGCGTGGCGTCACCGGCTGATCGACTGCGCGGCAGTGGCGGGGCTGGTCGGCGCGCTGCTGGCGGCGCTGACCGGGCTGGCCGCCGGTGACCTGGGCCGCGGCGCCCTGCGGGGCGTGGGAGCGGCGTGGTGGGCCGTCGGCCTGTCCGTCGCGTCGCTGGTGCTGCTGGCGGCCGCGTTCTGGTGCGGAGTGCAGGCGCTGCGCGACCGGTTCGCCGAGCAGGGTGGCCCGGGCCTCTACCTGCTGAGATCCGCGCCGGACACCGAGCCGGCCGAGGACGCCGAGCAGGCTCGCACGCAGCAGCCGGGGGCGGCCGCTCAGCCGGCGGCGCGCTCGCGCAACGCCAGCTAGCAGCGCGCGGAGCGGGCTGGCGGTCCCAGTAGGGTAGCCGCGTGACCGTCCGGCTAGTCGTTCTCGCATCCGGCTCGGGAAGCACTCTGCAGGCGGTGCTCGACGCTGCCGCCGACCCCGGTTTCGGCGCTCGGGTGGTGGCCGCCGGCACCGACCGGCCCGGCTGCCCGGCGATGCGGCGCGCGGCTGAGGCCGGGGTGCCGACCTTCGCGGCGCCGCTTGCCGACTACGCCGACCGCGACGACTGGAACGCCGCCCTCGCTGAGGCGATCGCCGCTCACCAGCCCGACCTGGTGCTGCTGGCCGGCTTCATGCGGGTGCTGGCCCCGGCCATCGTCAACCGGTTCGAGGTGATCAACACCCATCCGTCGCTGCTGCCCTCCTTTCCGGGCGGGCACGCGGTCGCCGACGCGCTGGCGCACGGGGTCAAGATCACCGGCGTCACCGTGCACCGGGTCGACGCGGGCCTCGACACCGGCCCGATCCTGGCTCAGGCGGCGGTGCCGGTGTGCGACGGGGACACCGTAGACACCTTGCGACAACGCATCCAGCTCGCCGAGAAGCCCTTGTTCCTGGACACGATCCGCCAGCTGTGCCTTGATCGAGGCGTACCGAAGAGCACCGAGGAGCCGAAGTCATGACCCGAATTCCCGTTCGCCGCGCGCTGGTCAGCGTGTATGACAAGGCCGGTTTGGCCGAGCTGGCGCGGGGACTGCACTCCTCCGGCGTCGAGATCGTCTCGACCGGCTCGACAGCCGCCCGGGTCGCCGAGCTGGGCATACCGGTGACCACGGTCGACTCGGTGACCGGCTTTCCCGAGATCCTCGGTGGCCGGGTGAAGACGCTGCACCCGCACGTGCACGCCGGCCTGCTGGCCGACCAGGGCAACCCTGAGCACCTGTCCACCGTGCGAGAACTGGGCATCGACACTTTTCAGCTGGTGGTGGTGAACCTCTATCCGTTCCGCGAGACGGTCGCCTCGGGGGCGTCCGCGGCTGAGATCGTCGAGCAGATCGACATCGGCGGCCCGGCGATGGTGCGAGCCGCGGCGAAGAACCACGGCTCGGTCGCGGTGGTGGTCGACCCGACCGGCTACCCCGACGTGCTGGCCGCGGTGGCGGCGGGCGGCTTCGACCAGGCGAGTCGGCAGCGGCTGGCCGGGCGCGCCTACGCCCACACCGCCGCCTACGACGCCGCGGTCGCCAACTGGTTCGGCGGGCAGGCCGTGCTGGCCGAGGCCGCCGCCGAGTCGCCGCACGCCGAGTCGTCCTGCTGGTCGCCCTACGTCGGGGTGGCCCTGGAGCGAGCCGAGGTGCTGCGCTATGGCGAGAACCCGCACCAGCGGGCCGCGCTCTACATCCAGCAGGGCGCCGAGCCGGGCATCGCGCAGGCCGAGCAGTTGCACGGCAAGGCGATGAGCTTCAACAACTACGTCGACGGTGACGCCGCCTACCGGGCAGCCTTCGACTTCGACGAGCCCTGCGCGGCGATCGTCAAGCACGCCAACCCGTGCGGCATCGCCCTCGGGGCTGACATCGCCGAGGCGCACGCGCTGGCGCACGCCTGTGACCCGGTGTCGGCCTATGGCGGGGTGATCGCCGTCAACCGCCCGGTCACCGCGGCGCTGGCCGCGCAGGTCGCCGACGTCTTCACCGAGGTGATCCTGGCGCCGGCCTTCGAGCCGGAGGCGCTGGAGGTGCTCACGGCCAAGAAGAGCCTGCGGCTGCTGATGGTGCCCGGCCCGCGGCCACGCGGCGTCGAGCCCCGGCCCATCTCCGGCGGGGTGCTGATGCAGGACGCCGACGCCCTGGACGCCCCCGGCGACGAGCCGGCCGGCTGGACCCTGGCCTGCGGGACGGCGTTAGAGCAGGCCGAGCTGGCTGAGCTGGAGTTCGCCTGGCGCGCGGTGCGCGCCGTGAAGTCCAACGCCATCCTGCTGGCCAGCAACCGCGCCACGGTGGGGGTGGGGATGGGTCAGGTCAACCGGGTGGACTCCGCTCGGCTGGCGGTGGCCCGAGCGGCTGAGCGGGCCGCTGGCAGCTATGGCGCCTCGGACGCCTTCTTCCCGTTTCCCGACGGCTTGCAGGTGCTGATCGACGCCGGCGTCCGGGCGGTGGCGCAGCCCGGCGGCTCCATCCGGGACGCCGAGGTGATCGCCGCCGCCGAGGCCGCCGGCCTGACCATGTACTTCACCGGCACCCGGCACTTCGCGCACTGATGGCGATGAGTGAGCGTGGCGATCACCCGCTGCCGGCCTGGTTCGCCGAGGTGCTGGCCGGCGGGCCGGAGATCGCCGACGAGGACTTCGTCGGCACCGACCTGCGGGAGCTGTCGCTGCGGCGACTGCGGTTCACCCGGTGCCGGTTCGACGAGGCGTCTCTGGACGAGCTCAGCACCGAGGCCTGCAGCTTCACCGACTGCAGCTTCGACCGGGCCGAGCTCAACGGCTCCTCGCACCTGCGCACCGCCTTCGTGGCGTGCTCGTTCGACCGGACCCGGTTCAACGGCGCCAGCCTGATCGAGTGCAAGCTGACCGGTTCGGTCTTCGCCGACGCGCCGCTGCGCTCGGCCACCGTCGCCGGCGGCGACTGGACCGCGGTGTCACTGGGTGGCGCGGACCTGCGCGAGCTCGACTTCAGCGACGTCAAGCTGGTGGACGCCAACCTCACCGGCGCCAAGCTGGACCGCTGCGTGCTGCGCCGGGCCGACCTGCGCGGCCTGCGCTGGGGGCAGGCGTCGTTGCGTGACGCCGATCTGCGCGGGGCGATGATCGAGGGGCTGGACCCCAGGATCGTCGACCTCACCGGCGCCCGGGTCGAGGTCGAGCAGGCCCTGGCCTTCGCCCAGTACCTCGGAGTCCGGATCGGCTGAGACCCTCCCGCCTGGCGGGCTGGCAAGATGTGCCAGGTGACGGCGACGATCCTGGACGGCAAGGCGACCCTGGCGAGCATCAAGGCCGAGCTCCAGCAACGCATCGCCGCGCTCGCCGAGCGTGGCGTCGTGCCGGGCCTGGGGACGGTGCTGGTCGGCGATAATCCGGGCAGCAGGTGGTACGTCTCAGCCAAGCACCGCGACTGCGCCGAGATCGGGATCGCCAGCATCCAGCGCGAGCTGCCCGCGACTGCCGGCCTGGCCGAGGTGCTGGCCGTGGTGGATGAGCTCAACGCCGATCCGTCCTGCACCGCGTTCCTGATCCAGCAGCCCACCGGGCTCGACGAGTTCGCGATCCTC
This is a stretch of genomic DNA from Jatrophihabitans sp.. It encodes these proteins:
- the purH gene encoding bifunctional phosphoribosylaminoimidazolecarboxamide formyltransferase/IMP cyclohydrolase, which encodes MTRIPVRRALVSVYDKAGLAELARGLHSSGVEIVSTGSTAARVAELGIPVTTVDSVTGFPEILGGRVKTLHPHVHAGLLADQGNPEHLSTVRELGIDTFQLVVVNLYPFRETVASGASAAEIVEQIDIGGPAMVRAAAKNHGSVAVVVDPTGYPDVLAAVAAGGFDQASRQRLAGRAYAHTAAYDAAVANWFGGQAVLAEAAAESPHAESSCWSPYVGVALERAEVLRYGENPHQRAALYIQQGAEPGIAQAEQLHGKAMSFNNYVDGDAAYRAAFDFDEPCAAIVKHANPCGIALGADIAEAHALAHACDPVSAYGGVIAVNRPVTAALAAQVADVFTEVILAPAFEPEALEVLTAKKSLRLLMVPGPRPRGVEPRPISGGVLMQDADALDAPGDEPAGWTLACGTALEQAELAELEFAWRAVRAVKSNAILLASNRATVGVGMGQVNRVDSARLAVARAAERAAGSYGASDAFFPFPDGLQVLIDAGVRAVAQPGGSIRDAEVIAAAEAAGLTMYFTGTRHFAH
- the purN gene encoding phosphoribosylglycinamide formyltransferase translates to MTVRLVVLASGSGSTLQAVLDAAADPGFGARVVAAGTDRPGCPAMRRAAEAGVPTFAAPLADYADRDDWNAALAEAIAAHQPDLVLLAGFMRVLAPAIVNRFEVINTHPSLLPSFPGGHAVADALAHGVKITGVTVHRVDAGLDTGPILAQAAVPVCDGDTVDTLRQRIQLAEKPLFLDTIRQLCLDRGVPKSTEEPKS
- a CDS encoding DUF6350 family protein; its protein translation is MSSTDRQHPPGWLTRFRHGVVAGVGLLLIAVGSCSLATFAAWLMPGADTTPAISALKAAALTVLAGAHGGVVLAGAQVTLAPLLVTGLLGWLVAVHARRQDSWSGFAGLALGYTLASAVLAGWSRLGSTYAPVSRSTIAALLFTLVVGGGARSAEHLWSRLPTRWQQVSRAAALVAAGYLLAGALLSAGMLLVHFSEAVALQRQLAPGAAGLPVALLAISATPNATLAGVSYLTGPGFDLGAHTSVSAFEVSSGRLPVFPLLAGLPLERSAALAGSLAILAMALLAGWAVLRTVPQAQAAQPGTAWRHRLIDCAAVAGLVGALLAALTGLAAGDLGRGALRGVGAAWWAVGLSVASLVLLAAAFWCGVQALRDRFAEQGGPGLYLLRSAPDTEPAEDAEQARTQQPGAAAQPAARSRNAS
- a CDS encoding pentapeptide repeat-containing protein codes for the protein MSERGDHPLPAWFAEVLAGGPEIADEDFVGTDLRELSLRRLRFTRCRFDEASLDELSTEACSFTDCSFDRAELNGSSHLRTAFVACSFDRTRFNGASLIECKLTGSVFADAPLRSATVAGGDWTAVSLGGADLRELDFSDVKLVDANLTGAKLDRCVLRRADLRGLRWGQASLRDADLRGAMIEGLDPRIVDLTGARVEVEQALAFAQYLGVRIG